Proteins co-encoded in one Eremothecium sinecaudum strain ATCC 58844 chromosome VI, complete sequence genomic window:
- a CDS encoding fungal specific transcription factor domain-containing protein (Syntenic homolog of Ashbya gossypii AGL348W; Syntenic homolog of Ashbya gossypii NOHBY723; No homolog in Saccharomyces cerevisiae; Syntenic homolog of Saccharomyces kluyveri SAKL0H00616g), with translation MSNKAEQFNKVVSKIDRLEAYVEQIVSMLNTGGSGGRGRKRRTRSHDGDEFSKRLNKGEAASCSSTTGEKEEGCSVEWSASEMSGSASRDGLHDESLVALDESDQPVRWNRGFVNGIGLMSSYSVVFPRGLEWVHERSANSEADIERISQWQAHISSRNQVVTAKPSVEQNLSSSTVMGYMLEIYKRFTPSEVLPVHIRDVDVDALYKKLSDDAASMKSSELMIVNIISALVCLFLRLGTISMETVSDLLMELPPHLIQKYEEEFVGTSLSLAYRVALASEGMISIKAIVHLIIYTGLSGAIYASYSLISVAVRLSQDLGLHSESTYTTLSEADLEERRGVWWMCRAIDLRFSVILGKPPVVATFDTTTKLPEKDKTFELLERVSIKSAGHSKEYDPEFAEDLYDTILKSKGFLSIAGHYHVKLCTLTSRVYAGLYDCSTECNPKRQYRRIKSIQRDLEEHQLSLPKCWRDGRLFQSSNMTGSTTEAQGVLVMENTILHLLDTLLVQRCRFKVEKYLKATSKLSHEPEYKGVQSSRRILEFTIALAQNYLNVVIRVNAWAFFVVCIDIFCFSLALQKDEFQFEGDMNLLLNFLNRVHTSLTTPTPFTAHETNTFPMEMTTGDNFTNLLNNFLFLFARLVSIMKNTLEARTSKKLQLNYEFILQKYKEPPIQLPNSNFVNAFDFLNPGFEDCEALFEYF, from the coding sequence ATGTCGAATAAAGCAGAGCAGTTTAATAAGGTGGTGTCGAAGATTGATCGATTAGAGGCATATGTTGAGCAGATTGTGTCGATGCTTAACACTGGTGGGTCTGGCGGCCGAGGGAGGAAAAGGCGAACGCGATCGCATGACGGTGATGAGTTTAGTAAAAGACTGAACAAAGGCGAAGCTGCCAGTTGCTCATCTACGACTGGGGAAAAGGAAGAAGGATGTTCTGTTGAGTGGTCAGCGAGTGAAATGAGCGGTTCAGCGAGCCGAGATGGACTTCATGATGAGAGTTTAGTAGCTCTGGACGAGAGTGACCAGCCTGTGAGGTGGAATAGGGGATTTGTGAATGGCATTGGTTTAATGTCTTCCTATTCTGTTGTTTTTCCGCGAGGATTAGAATGGGTACACGAGCGAAGTGCTAACTCTGAAGCTGACATTGAACGGATTTCACAGTGGCAAGCGCATATTTCTAGTCGGAATCAAGTTGTTACCGCGAAGCCATCAGTCGAACAAAATCTCAGTAGCTCTACTGTGATGGGCTATATGTTAGAAATTTACAAGCGGTTCACTCCGTCGGAAGTTCTTCCTGTACATATACGAGACGTTGACGTTGACGCGCTCTATAAGAAACTCAGTGACGATGCTGCATCAATGAAGTCGTCAGAGCTTATGATTGTAAATATAATAAGCGCTTTAGTATGCCTTTTCTTAAGGTTGGGAACCATAAGTATGGAAACCGTATCGGATTTACTTATGGAGTTGCCGCCTCACCTCATACAGAAGTACGAGGAAGAGTTTGTGGGAACCTCTCTAAGCCTTGCTTATCGTGTGGCACTTGCATCGGAAGGTATGATCTCCATAAAGGCGATTGTCCATTTAATTATATACACAGGTCTCAGTGGTGCCATATATGCATCGTACTCCTTGATATCTGTTGCTGTACGTCTCTCGCAGGATTTAGGACTACATTCCGAGTCCACTTATACGACATTGAGTGAAGCTGACCTGGAAGAAAGACGGGGGGTTTGGTGGATGTGCCGGGCTATTGACTTGAGATTCTCGGTTATTCTTGGTAAGCCTCCTGTTGTGGCTACTTTTGACACCACAACCAAGCTACCGGAAAAGGATAAAACTTTCGAACTGCTCGAAAGGGTTTCCATCAAGTCAGCCGGCCACTCTAAAGAATACGATCCAGAATTTGCCGAGGATCTGTATGACACCATACTAAAGTCAAAAGGGTTTTTGTCCATAGCCGGACACTACCATGTCAAGCTCTGCACCTTAACCAGTCGAGTATACGCAGGTTTGTATGACTGTTCTACAGAATGCAATCCTAAACGTCAATATAGACGCATAAAAAGTATCCAGAGGGATCTAGAGGAACACCAATTATCACTACCGAAGTGCTGGCGCGATGGCAGACTTTTTCAAAGCTCAAATATGACCGGGAGCACTACCGAGGCTCAGGGTGTCTTGGTTATGGAAAATACAATTCTCCATCTACTAGATACACTACTGGTTCAAAGATGTAGATTCAAAGTTGAAAAATACCTTAAAGCCACTTCAAAGCTTTCGCATGAGCCTGAATACAAAGGCGTACAGTCATCCAGGAGAATACTAGAATTCACCATCGCCTTGGCTCAAAATTACCTCAATGTGGTGATAAGGGTTAATGCATGGGCATTCTTTGTCGTCTGCATTGACATTTTCTGCTTTTCACTTGCATTACAGAAAGACGAGTTTCAATTCGAGGGTGACATGAATTTGCTTCTCAACTTTCTGAATCGCGTGCACACAAGCTTAACTACACCTACACCTTTTACAGCACATGAAACAAACACGTTTCCAATGGAAATGACAACAGGAGACAATTTTACGAATCTTCTGAACAACTTTCTTTTCTTATTCGCTCGTTTAGTATCAATTATGAAAAATACCCTAGAAGCTCGAACGAGTAAAAAGTTACAGCTTAATTACGAATTTATCCTACAAAAATACAAAGAGCCTCCGATTCAACTGCCTAATAGCAACTTTGTCAACGCATTCGATTTCCTAAACCCAGGATTTGAGGATTGTGAGGCACTATTCGAgtatttttaa